In one window of Flavobacteriales bacterium DNA:
- a CDS encoding bifunctional phosphoglucose/phosphomannose isomerase, with the protein MNRKHMKKLISSFTNQLRDAINIGNNAKLTQTEKKINNIVITGLGGSGIGGKIVAQLVRNEIDVPVSINNGYHLPAFVGENTLVIVSSFSGNTEETLEAMQIALERNAEIACISSGGKVIEIAQEKALNHIILPECHSPRAMLTYSLTQQFFLLNHYGFINESFKTSIGKAAELIDSHIESIQQEAEKIAKGLQGKTAVIYSEEGYEGVAIRLRQQLNENAKVLAWHHYLPEMNHNELVGWAGGKEEYAVILFRNDSDYSRTQRRMEISKEVIEKYTNTHFEVWSKGDDSIQKSLYLIVLGDWISIYLAELQDVDPIEIKVINYLKGELAKI; encoded by the coding sequence ATTAATAGAAAACATATGAAAAAATTAATTTCATCGTTTACCAATCAATTAAGAGATGCTATAAATATCGGTAATAACGCCAAGTTAACGCAGACAGAAAAAAAGATTAACAATATTGTAATCACTGGGTTAGGAGGTTCTGGTATTGGAGGAAAGATTGTAGCTCAATTGGTTAGAAACGAAATTGACGTCCCAGTTTCAATTAATAATGGTTATCATTTACCTGCTTTTGTGGGGGAGAATACTTTAGTGATTGTAAGTAGTTTTTCAGGAAATACTGAAGAAACATTAGAAGCAATGCAAATTGCTTTGGAGCGAAATGCAGAAATAGCATGTATTTCTTCTGGAGGAAAAGTAATAGAAATAGCTCAAGAAAAGGCACTAAATCATATTATTTTACCTGAATGTCATTCACCAAGAGCAATGTTAACTTATTCGTTAACACAACAATTTTTCTTATTGAATCATTATGGATTTATCAATGAAAGCTTTAAAACCTCAATAGGGAAAGCAGCAGAATTAATAGATAGTCACATTGAATCAATTCAACAAGAAGCCGAAAAGATTGCGAAAGGTTTACAGGGTAAAACAGCGGTTATTTATTCCGAAGAAGGATATGAAGGTGTAGCAATAAGGTTAAGACAACAATTGAATGAAAATGCAAAAGTATTGGCTTGGCATCATTATTTACCAGAAATGAACCACAACGAATTAGTTGGATGGGCTGGAGGTAAAGAAGAGTACGCTGTTATCTTATTTAGAAACGATTCTGATTATAGTCGAACACAAAGAAGAATGGAAATTTCTAAAGAAGTGATAGAAAAATACACCAATACCCATTTTGAAGTATGGTCTAAAGGAGATGATTCGATTCAAAAGTCGCTTTATTTAATTGTTTTAGGAGATTGGATTTCTATTTATTTGGCTGAATTACAAGATGTAGACCCTATAGAAATAAAAGTAATTAATTACTTAAAAGGAGAACTAGCTAAAATATAA
- a CDS encoding 16S rRNA (uracil(1498)-N(3))-methyltransferase: protein MHTFYIQNITANTTFPETESKHAIKVLRLKNGDQVRLVNGQGLEAYATIISDHHKRCEVAIFEQKERAKSNRKIAIALAPTKNNDRTEWFLEKAIEIGLTDFIPILCKNSERKKFNTERWEKVAISALKQSQRLWKTTIHEPIKLEDFLATDRTGLKSIAYCGDFKKQAFKAFVDQTEDQLILIGPEGDFTAEETALAFQKGYQPVTLGENRLRTETAGVVACTLMQFS from the coding sequence ATGCATACATTTTATATTCAAAACATAACAGCGAATACTACTTTTCCAGAAACGGAATCCAAACATGCTATCAAAGTATTACGCTTAAAAAATGGAGATCAAGTAAGGTTGGTGAATGGACAAGGTTTAGAAGCGTATGCTACGATCATTAGTGATCACCATAAACGTTGTGAAGTGGCTATCTTTGAGCAAAAAGAACGAGCTAAATCTAATCGGAAAATAGCTATAGCTCTGGCACCAACAAAAAATAATGATCGAACAGAATGGTTTTTAGAAAAAGCAATAGAAATAGGTTTAACTGATTTTATACCTATTCTTTGTAAAAACTCAGAACGTAAAAAGTTTAATACTGAACGTTGGGAAAAAGTCGCCATTTCAGCATTAAAACAATCACAAAGGTTATGGAAAACTACCATTCACGAACCTATAAAATTAGAAGATTTTCTTGCCACAGATAGAACGGGTCTAAAATCAATTGCCTATTGTGGGGATTTTAAAAAACAAGCATTTAAAGCTTTTGTAGACCAAACAGAGGATCAATTGATATTGATAGGTCCTGAGGGAGATTTTACGGCTGAGGAGACTGCTTTAGCCTTTCAAAAAGGATATCAGCCTGTTACATTAGGAGAAAATAGATTGAGAACAGAAACTGCAGGAGTAGTAGCTTGTACTTTAATGCAATTTAGTTAA
- the lipB gene encoding lipoyl(octanoyl) transferase LipB, which produces MIKNKEVIFEDLGLMDYKEAWDYQTVYFEKTVNTKIKNRKLADESEKEITKNYLLFCEHPHVYTLGKSGSEANLLIGEAILKQKGATYYKINRGGDITYHGPGQLVGYPIFDLDHFFSDIHKYLRLLEEAVILTLKEYGIASERSDGETGVWLDVGKPTARKICALGVKSSRWVTMHGFAFNVNADLSYFDNIVPCGIRDKAVTSLDKELGRPVDLEEVKAKMKKHLSAVFEFTYAK; this is translated from the coding sequence GTGATAAAGAACAAAGAAGTAATTTTTGAGGACTTAGGTTTGATGGATTACAAGGAAGCGTGGGATTATCAGACTGTATACTTTGAAAAAACAGTTAATACCAAGATAAAAAACAGAAAATTAGCAGATGAAAGTGAAAAAGAGATTACTAAAAATTATCTTTTGTTTTGCGAGCATCCGCATGTCTATACGCTCGGGAAAAGTGGTTCTGAAGCTAATTTATTGATTGGAGAAGCTATTTTAAAGCAAAAAGGAGCAACTTATTATAAAATAAATAGGGGAGGAGACATCACCTATCACGGACCTGGACAATTGGTAGGGTATCCTATTTTTGATTTAGATCACTTTTTCAGTGATATTCATAAATATTTACGTTTGCTCGAAGAAGCAGTTATTTTAACTTTAAAAGAATATGGTATAGCTTCTGAGAGATCTGATGGAGAAACAGGAGTTTGGCTAGATGTAGGTAAACCTACTGCAAGAAAAATTTGTGCACTTGGTGTCAAATCAAGTAGATGGGTAACGATGCATGGGTTTGCATTTAATGTCAATGCAGATTTATCTTATTTTGACAATATTGTTCCTTGTGGAATACGAGATAAAGCGGTTACATCATTAGATAAAGAGTTGGGAAGACCAGTAGATTTAGAAGAGGTAAAAGCTAAAATGAAAAAACACTTATCGGCAGTTTTTGAGTTTACTTATGCAAAGTGA